From one Candidatus Hydrogenedentota bacterium genomic stretch:
- a CDS encoding type I 3-dehydroquinate dehydratase — protein MISIGSCKLGAHPCLAVAIDDREKRSHLNDATTAGAHMIELRIDRFSKRSTDHVLSELKKYRGIPRIATVRGHEEGGAWNGT, from the coding sequence ATGATTTCCATAGGATCTTGTAAACTCGGCGCACATCCCTGTTTGGCAGTCGCCATAGATGACCGAGAAAAACGCAGTCATCTGAATGATGCCACGACTGCCGGCGCCCATATGATTGAATTACGCATCGACCGATTTTCAAAGCGGTCTACCGACCACGTTCTTTCCGAGTTGAAAAAATATCGCGGCATCCCGCGCATTGCCACCGTACGCGGTCATGAAGAAGGCGGCGCATGGAACGGGAC